GACGTTGGGGTGGCGGCCGATCGCGAACATCACCTGATCGGAAGCGAGGCTCGAACCGTTCGACAGATGGGTGGTGAACTCCTCGTCGTGGCGGTCGACCTTGCTCACGGTGCAGCCGGTGAGGATGGTGATGCCCTGCTTCTCCATCTCGGCGCGGACATGGCTGCGAACATCCTCGTCAAAACCGCGAAGAATGTTGTCGCCGCGATAGATCACGGTGACGTCGGAACCGAAGCCGGCGAAGATGCCGGCGAATTCCAGCGCGATGTAGCCGCCGCCCTGGATCACGATCCGCTTCGGCAGCTTTTTCAGGTGGAACGCCTCGTTGGAGGAGATCACATGCTCGATGCCGGGGATCGACGCGCCGTGGTTCGGCGCACCGCCGGTGGCGATCAGGATGTATTTCGCGGTGATCCTCTTGTCGTTCTCGAGCAGGCGGACGGTGTGCTTGTCCTCGATCACCGCCCGGCTCTTGACGACCTGCGCGCCCGACTTCTCGACGTTCGTCGTGTAGGCCGCCTCCAGCCGCGCGATCTCCTTGTCCTTGTTGGCGATCAGCGTCGGCCAGTCGAAGGTGGCGGGCGGAACGGTCCAGCCGAAACCCGCGGCCTCCTCGAGCTCGTGACGGACGTGCGAGCCGATCACGAACAGCTTCTTCGGCACGCAGCCGCGGATCACGCAGGTGCCGCCCATGCGGTACTCTTCCGCGATCATCACGCGGGCGCCATGGCCGGCCGCGATGCGGGCGGCTCGCACGCCGCCCGAGCCACCGCCGATGACGAAGAGGTCGACGTCGAATTCAGCCATTGTCCACTCCGACCCCCACCAGGAATTACTGATCAGATGGGTTCTGTCAGACCTCCTTGCCACGCTTGCGCATCTCGGCGCGGAAGGCCCCCATCACGGTCTCGGCAAACTCATGGGCCCAGGAGTTCATGAAGGCCATGCTGGCCCCGATCGCGCGCGGCTCGGCCTCGATCAGCTTCTTGCCCAGCGGCGACTTGTAGAAGGTCACGAGATCCTTCAGCTCCTGCTCGGTGAACTCGTTGGCATAGATCTGCGCCATGCCGTCGCCGATCTCGCTCTGGCGGCCGGCGAGCTGCTGAGCCACGATCGGGGCGACCTCGTTGAGGTCCTTCTGGTAGTTAAGGTTCTGCTGGATCAGCGCGATCTTGGTCTTCTCGACCATGCCAGGCACGGCGCCGGCATACATCCCGCTCGCGTTCTTGATCTGCAAAATCTCCTTGGCCGCCGCAATCGCCGCAGGCGAGGCCTTCTGGGCCGGCGCAGCGGCCTTGGGCGCGGCCTGCTGCGCCATGGCCGGGGTGACCGAAAGCGCCAGTCCCACAGCGAGGGTCGCGGCCGGCAAGATTTTCAACACGTTCTTCATTCCTGGTCTCCTTTCGGCTTTCGCCGTTCAATCACGCGAATTCCTTCGCCACCCGCCAGAACGGCCGAACCGGCCAAGCCGATGAACAAGCCATGCTCGACCACGCCGGGGATGGCGCTCAACGCCTTGGCGAGACCGGGTGGATCCACGATTTGTCCGAGCTGGGCATCGACGATCCAGTGGCCGCCATCGGTGACGAAAACGTGGCCGTCTTTGGCCTTGCGGACTGCCATTTGCCCGGAAACGCCGCATTCGGCAAATGCCTTCTCGATGGCACGGCGCGTCGCGCCGAGCCCGAACGGGATCACCTCGACCGGCAGCGGAAACTTGCCGAGCGTCGGCACCCATTTGCTGTCGTCGGCGATCACGATCATGCGATCCGAGGCGGCCGCCACGATCTTCTCGCGCAGCAGCGCGCCGCCGCCGCCCTTGATCAGATTGAGCGCGGGATCGATTTCGTCGGCGCCATCGACGGTGATGTCGAGATGGTCGATATCGTCCAGCGTGGTCAGCGGCACGCCGCAGCGCATCGCGTCCGCGCGCGTCGCCTCTGAGGTCGGCACGCCGATCACCTTGAGCCCCGCGGCGACACGCTCGCCGAGCAGCTCGACGAAATGTTTCGCGGTCGAGCCGGTGCCGAGCCCGAGCTGCATGCCGTCACGCACCTCCTCGAGGGCGCGCGCTGCAGCCTGCCGCTTCAACTGGTCCATGTTCACGTATTGCGCCCGCCTTTGAATAGAGAATGCGCCGTCCGGGTTGTGGCCGGTTGCGGCGGCCTATGTAGCCTCGTTTTTCGCCGGAGAACAGGGTCTGGGAACAGGCCTATAAGCGCATCTTATGGCGTCGCCCCTTGCTTCGATGCGGCAGGGCCGGTAGCGCTTCCTCATGACCTCCCCGCACACCATCGTTTTCGATCTCGACGGCACGCTTGTGGATACGGCGCCCGACCTGATCACCGCGCTCAATCACGTGCTCGACCGCGAAGGGCTACCGCCCGTGCCGATGGCCTCGGCCCGCAACATGATCGGCGCCGGCGCCCGCAAGCTGCTCGAGCGGGGGCTGGAGGCCGAGGGCCGCACCGTCACCCCCGCCGACATGGACCGGATGACGGCGGACTTCATCGCCTATTACGCCGACCATATCGCGGTCGAATCCCGCCCATTCGAGGGGCTCGAGGCCGCGCTCGACCATTTTGCCGCGCAAGGCCATCGCCTCGCGGTCTGCACCAACAAGCTGGAATGGCTGTCGAAGCGGCTGCTGGACCAGCTTGACCTCAGCCGCCGTTTCGCGGCGATCTGCGGCGCCGACACCTTTGGCGTCCAAAAGCCCGACCCGACCATCTTTCGCGAGACCGTGGCGAGGGCGGGCGGAGAGGTCAAAGCCAGCATCATGGTCGGTGACGCCGGAACCGATGTTGGCGTCGCCCGGAGGGCGGGTGTGCCCGTGATCGGAGTCAGCTTCGGCTACACGGACGTGCCGATCGCCGAGCTGAAGCCCGACCGGCTGATCCATCACATGCGCGACCTGCCGGCCGCGGCCAGCAGCCTGATGATGGCCTAACTACCATAACATACTGAGTTAGCTCGATTATTTTGCGGAACCCCGCGTTAACCATCTATTATCTATGCGCCGCGCGCCGGTTGCCTGCCCCAAACGACGCTCCTATGGTCCGGCCGGGGATGTGGCGGTTCGTCGCAGTAGAAGTGGATGGGTTATGGGTCGTGTCATCGCGATTGCGTTAGCGGGAGCGAGCCTCCTGGGGGCAACAAGTCTCGGCGGCTGCTCCTCGATGTCCTGGGACATGTTCAAATCAGACCCGCCGACCGTCCAGGTCCGGCTCGAATCCAATCCCCCGGGTGCTGACGCCACGACATCGCTGGGTGCGGGCTGCAAGACCCCCTGCTCCGTCTCGGTTCCCGCCCCAGACGCTCCCTTTACGGTCGCTTACGCGCTGCCCAAATACCAGTCGGCGAGCATACCGGTGAATGTGATCAAGAATCCCGGCGATTTCACCACGCCGGCTTCTGTGACCACCGACCCGAATCCGGTGTTTGCGGAGCTCCAGCCGGCCACCCCGCCCAAACCGGTCCGCAAGCCGCACCGGCCGAAGAAGCCGAAACCGGCCGCAGCCGCGCCGGCCGCGGCCCCGGCCGATTCTACACCTGTTGCCGCCTCGCCGTTCCCCGATCCGAACGCGGGCACGCGCTGATCCAAGCGGCTATCCAAGCGCTGACCTACGTATACCACCCGATTGTCCTAGCCGCGTCCGATGGTTAGATTGGTTCTACGGCACCGCTGAAGCAGAGGTGCGCCCGTCGCCGTCAGTGACAAGGCATTTGGTATGAACGGACCTTCCGCGAACTCTCTCACAACGGCGAGTCCCCGCGCCGCGCTGTCGAGCGCGATGACCGATCCGTTCGGGCGGACCATCAGCTATCTGCGCGTGTCCGTCACCGACCGCTGCGACCTGCGCTGCTTCTACTGCATGTCGGAAGACATGACGTTCCTGCCCAAGGCGGACCTTCTGACGCTGGAGGAGCTTGACCGGCTTTGCTCGGCCTTCATCGCCAAGGGCGTGAAGAAGCTGCGGCTCACCGGCGGCGAGCCCTTGGTCCGCCGCAACGTGATGACGCTGGTGCGCTCGCTGTCGCGCCATTTGTCCAGCGGCGCCTTGAACGAGCTGACGCTGACCACCAACGGCACCCAGCTTGCGAAACACGCACGGGACCTCGCCGATTGCGGCGTCCGCCGCATCAACGTCTCGCTCGACACGCTCGATCCCCGGAAGTTTCGCGAGATCACCCGCTGGGGCGAGATCGACAAGGTGCTGGAAGGCATCGAGGCCGCGCGTGCCGCAGGGCTCGGCGTCAAGATCAACGCTGTGGCGCTGAAGAACCTCAACGAGGACGAGCTTCCCGAGCTGATGCGCTGGGCCCACGGCAAGGGCATGGGCCTGACGCTGATCGAGGTGATGCCGATGGGCGAGATCGGATCGGGACGGCTCGACCAATATCTGCCGCTATCGCTCGTGCGCGCCCGCCTCGCCCAGCAATTCACGCTGACAGACTTAGCCGAGACCACGGGCGGACCGGCGCGCTATGTCAGCGTCGCCGAGACCGGCGGCAAGCTCGGCTTCATCACGCCGATGACCCATAACTTCTGTGAATCCTGCAACCGGGTGCGCATCACCTGCACGGGAACGCTGCACACCTGCCTCGGTCACGAGGATGCTTCCGATTTGCGCAAACCTCTGCGTGCATCGAGCGAGGATGTGCTGCTTGCGGATGCGATCGACCGCGCCATCGGGTTGAAGCCCAAGGGCCACGATTTCATCATCGACCGCCGCCACGACCGTCCCAGCGTCAGCAGGCACATGAGCGTCACCGGCGGCTGACGGTCTGCCTCACTAACCTAAGCTTTTGACAGCGCGTCAATTTGTCCATTTTCCGATTGACGGCACGCCAAGCCGCTGGTTTGGTGCGACCGCCTTTGCTTGCCCGGCAACATAAGCCGGCCCGCCCGTTGGCGGTCGCGGTCAAGACGGCAAGGCGCGAGGGGAGGACTGACGCCGCAACGCTTTCGGAATTCGATCCATGCGGTCGTGTGCATTTTGCGCGCGAGCCGAGCGATGTGTGCTGAAGCCTTCCGTGAAGTGTAAGGCCGCGACGGAGAGAAAGTAAGATGCGTCCATTGCTGGCGCTGAGCAACGCCATCGACGCCCTCAACGAAAAGATTGGGTACGTCTGTAACCTGCTCGTGCTCCTGGCGTGCCTGGTCAGCGCGGCCAACGCCATGATCCGCTACGCCTTCAACGACTCCTCGAACGGCTGGCTGGAGCTGCAATGGTACATGTTCGCCATCATCGTGATGTTCGGATCGTCCTACACTTTCAAGCGCAATGAGCATGTGCGGGTCGAGATCTTCTACCTGACCCTGTCCGAGCGCGGCCAACTCTGGCTCGACATGATCGGCACGCTGTTCTTCCTGATCCCCTCCTGTCTCCTGCTCGCTTATCTGTCCTGGCCGTTTTTCATGCAGGCCTATAGCGTCGGCGAGATGTCGGCCAATGCCGGCGGCCTGATCCGCTGGCCGATCAAGTTCGTGATTCCCGCCGGCTTCGTCATGCTGGCGCTCCAGGGTGTTTCCGAGGTCATCAAGCGTATGGCGGCTCTCCAGGGCTATGTGACGATCGACGCCAAGTATGAGAGGCCGACCCAATGATTACGCTGGAGATGATGCCGCCGTTGATGTTCGGCGGCCTGGTTCTGGCGATGCTGATCGGCTTCCCCGTTGCGTTCACGCTGGCGGCCGTCGGCCTGTCCTTCGGCTTTCTCGCCATCCATCTCGGCTTCTTCGATCTCAACTTCCTCCAGGCGATCCCCGGCCGCGTGTTCGGCAGCGTGCTCTCCAACGAGCTCCTGCTCGCGATCCCGTTCTTCACTTTCATGGGCGCCATATTGGAGAGATGCGGACTTGCTGAGGACATGCTGGATTCGATGGGCCAGCTGTTCGGCCCGGTCCGCGGCGGCCTCGGCTATTCCGTCATCATCGTCGGCTTCATCCTGGGCGCCATCACCGGCACGGTGGCGGCACAGGTGATCGCCATGGCGCTGATCTCGATGCCGGTGATGATCCGCTACGGCTACAACATGCGCTACATCACCGGCGTGTTGGCTGCCTCCGGCACGATCACGCAGCTCGTACCGCCGTCGCTGGTACTGATCGTGCTCGCCGACCAGCTCGGCAAGTCGGTCGGCGACATGTATCTCGGCGCCTGGGGCCCCTCGGTGTTCCAGATCATGCTGTTCGCCGGCTATACCTTCGTCCTCGGCCTGATCAAGCCGGGCCACGTGCCGCCGGTGCCGAAAGAGGCCCGTACGCTGACCGGCTGGGCGCTGTGGAAGAAGTGCCTGATGGGCATCATCCCCTCGGCCGTGCTGATCTTCGTCGTACTCGGCACCATGATGATGGGCCTTGCCACGCCGACCGAAGCCGGCGCGATGGGGGCCGTGGGCGCGATCGTGCTCGCCGCGATCCACCACAAGGACTTCTCCTCGACCGACAACAAGGTGTTGATCATCGGCGTGATCGCCGCCGGCATCGGCACCATCATCGCGATTTTGTTCAGCGAGAATTTGATCTTCAAGCTCGCCTTCGCGGTGACCTATCTGGCGGTGGCGTGGATCTGCATCCGGGCCGCGCGCATCCCCGACCTGCGCGACCTGATCACGCAAGGGTACCAGTCCACCATGCGCCTCACCTGCATGGTCACCTTCATCCTGATCGGGTCGACCTGCTTCTCGGTGGTATTCCTCGGCGTCTCCGGCGGTGTCTGGCTTGAGCACCTCCTGACCTCGCTGCCCGGCGGGGTCTGGGGCTTCCTGATCTTCATCAATCTCTTCATCTTCTTCCTGGCGTTCTTCCTCGACTTCTTCGAGATCGCCTTCATCATCCTGCCGATGATCGCGCCGATCGCGCAGAAGATTCTCGCCCCCGTGGTGGGACCGGACGCTGCGCTGATCTGGTTCGGCGTGATGCTGTGCGTGAACATGCAGACCTCGTTCCTGCATCCGCCGTTCGGCTTTGCGCTGTTCTACCTGCGCGGCGTCGCGCCGAAGGAAGTGAAGAGCTCCGACATCTACTGGGGCGCGATGCCCTGGATCGGCCTCCAGATGATCATGGTGTTGCTGGTGATCATCTTCCCGTCCGTGGTCACGGGCCTGCTCGACAAGCCCCTCAATGTCGATCTCGACAAGGTCAAGATCGAGGTGCCGCAGATCGAGCTGCCTCCGCTGGATCTCGGGCCGCCGCAGCAATAGCTGTCACCGCCCTCGCCGTCGTGTTCCGCCTTGGCGGAGCATGACGCGCGCGCCGCGGCACGTGACAATCGCGACAAACGCAGGCATACCGGCCCATCCTCCAACCTGTGGACGCCGCTCATGCCTCGATCGCACCAAGCTCCTTCGCTCGTTGCTCCGTTGATGGCCTCTCTCTGGCTGGCTTGTGCCGCGACAATGGCGCACGCGGAACCGGTGACCGATGTCCATGCGCTTGCGCAAAAGGAGCAGCAGCCGCTGCTCGACACGCTGCGCGATCTCGTCAACATCGAATCCGGCAGCAAGGACATCGACGGCCTGAACCAGATCGCCGAGCGCGTCGCCGGCCAGCTCAGGCAGCTCGGCGGCACGGTGGAGATTCTGCAACCCACCGACATCTACCGCCTCGACG
This genomic stretch from Bradyrhizobium sp. CCGB12 harbors:
- a CDS encoding TRAP transporter large permease subunit; amino-acid sequence: MITLEMMPPLMFGGLVLAMLIGFPVAFTLAAVGLSFGFLAIHLGFFDLNFLQAIPGRVFGSVLSNELLLAIPFFTFMGAILERCGLAEDMLDSMGQLFGPVRGGLGYSVIIVGFILGAITGTVAAQVIAMALISMPVMIRYGYNMRYITGVLAASGTITQLVPPSLVLIVLADQLGKSVGDMYLGAWGPSVFQIMLFAGYTFVLGLIKPGHVPPVPKEARTLTGWALWKKCLMGIIPSAVLIFVVLGTMMMGLATPTEAGAMGAVGAIVLAAIHHKDFSSTDNKVLIIGVIAAGIGTIIAILFSENLIFKLAFAVTYLAVAWICIRAARIPDLRDLITQGYQSTMRLTCMVTFILIGSTCFSVVFLGVSGGVWLEHLLTSLPGGVWGFLIFINLFIFFLAFFLDFFEIAFIILPMIAPIAQKILAPVVGPDAALIWFGVMLCVNMQTSFLHPPFGFALFYLRGVAPKEVKSSDIYWGAMPWIGLQMIMVLLVIIFPSVVTGLLDKPLNVDLDKVKIEVPQIELPPLDLGPPQQ
- a CDS encoding DUF2059 domain-containing protein translates to MKNVLKILPAATLAVGLALSVTPAMAQQAAPKAAAPAQKASPAAIAAAKEILQIKNASGMYAGAVPGMVEKTKIALIQQNLNYQKDLNEVAPIVAQQLAGRQSEIGDGMAQIYANEFTEQELKDLVTFYKSPLGKKLIEAEPRAIGASMAFMNSWAHEFAETVMGAFRAEMRKRGKEV
- the gor gene encoding glutathione-disulfide reductase → MAEFDVDLFVIGGGSGGVRAARIAAGHGARVMIAEEYRMGGTCVIRGCVPKKLFVIGSHVRHELEEAAGFGWTVPPATFDWPTLIANKDKEIARLEAAYTTNVEKSGAQVVKSRAVIEDKHTVRLLENDKRITAKYILIATGGAPNHGASIPGIEHVISSNEAFHLKKLPKRIVIQGGGYIALEFAGIFAGFGSDVTVIYRGDNILRGFDEDVRSHVRAEMEKQGITILTGCTVSKVDRHDEEFTTHLSNGSSLASDQVMFAIGRHPNVANLGLENADVAINPANGGIAVDHFSKSSVDSIYAIGDVTHRFNLTPVAIREGHAFADTVFGKREVRVDHANIPTAVFSQPEVGTVGLTETEARAQFSHVDIYKTTFRPIKATMSGRDTRVLMKLVVDGATDRVLGCHIVGDAAAEITQAVAIAVKMKATKADFDATIALHPTAAEELVTMRTPTARHVRQAAE
- the moaA gene encoding GTP 3',8-cyclase MoaA, with the translated sequence MNGPSANSLTTASPRAALSSAMTDPFGRTISYLRVSVTDRCDLRCFYCMSEDMTFLPKADLLTLEELDRLCSAFIAKGVKKLRLTGGEPLVRRNVMTLVRSLSRHLSSGALNELTLTTNGTQLAKHARDLADCGVRRINVSLDTLDPRKFREITRWGEIDKVLEGIEAARAAGLGVKINAVALKNLNEDELPELMRWAHGKGMGLTLIEVMPMGEIGSGRLDQYLPLSLVRARLAQQFTLTDLAETTGGPARYVSVAETGGKLGFITPMTHNFCESCNRVRITCTGTLHTCLGHEDASDLRKPLRASSEDVLLADAIDRAIGLKPKGHDFIIDRRHDRPSVSRHMSVTGG
- a CDS encoding TRAP transporter small permease subunit gives rise to the protein MRPLLALSNAIDALNEKIGYVCNLLVLLACLVSAANAMIRYAFNDSSNGWLELQWYMFAIIVMFGSSYTFKRNEHVRVEIFYLTLSERGQLWLDMIGTLFFLIPSCLLLAYLSWPFFMQAYSVGEMSANAGGLIRWPIKFVIPAGFVMLALQGVSEVIKRMAALQGYVTIDAKYERPTQ
- the rpiA gene encoding ribose-5-phosphate isomerase RpiA; this encodes MNMDQLKRQAAARALEEVRDGMQLGLGTGSTAKHFVELLGERVAAGLKVIGVPTSEATRADAMRCGVPLTTLDDIDHLDITVDGADEIDPALNLIKGGGGALLREKIVAAASDRMIVIADDSKWVPTLGKFPLPVEVIPFGLGATRRAIEKAFAECGVSGQMAVRKAKDGHVFVTDGGHWIVDAQLGQIVDPPGLAKALSAIPGVVEHGLFIGLAGSAVLAGGEGIRVIERRKPKGDQE
- a CDS encoding HAD family hydrolase, with product MTSPHTIVFDLDGTLVDTAPDLITALNHVLDREGLPPVPMASARNMIGAGARKLLERGLEAEGRTVTPADMDRMTADFIAYYADHIAVESRPFEGLEAALDHFAAQGHRLAVCTNKLEWLSKRLLDQLDLSRRFAAICGADTFGVQKPDPTIFRETVARAGGEVKASIMVGDAGTDVGVARRAGVPVIGVSFGYTDVPIAELKPDRLIHHMRDLPAAASSLMMA